In Myxococcota bacterium, the following are encoded in one genomic region:
- the argH gene encoding argininosuccinate lyase, with translation MADKKRKTPETGQKTWGGRFTKSTDAGMERFSSSVHVDGKLFREDIRGSIAHARMLGRQGIVSDDEAEQLVKGLEQVGQELEAGTFTLDPALEDVHTNVERRLFELVGAVAGKLHTGRSRNDQIATDFLLWLRASGGELRGALAELRAALLDRAGREIDVVLPGYTHLQRAQPIRLAHHWLAHAEALARDDGRLRDACARMTHSPLGAGALAGSTLPIERESTARELGFAGPARNSLDAVSARDAALELLSALAIAMVHLSRLCEELVLWSTTEFGFVELDDAFATGSSLMPQKKNPDAAELVRGKTGRVVGDLVSLLVTLKGLPLSYNRDMQEDKEPAIDAVETTRDCLRVLAGAIATLRVNRDAMARAASDPMLIATDLADHLVQRGVPFREAHGVVGRVVARALADGVTLAELSNETLRSFHPALDVSPAEFFSVERSLEARRAHGSPSRPQVEAALAAARAELARTRAEVGR, from the coding sequence ATGGCCGACAAGAAGCGCAAGACGCCAGAGACCGGCCAGAAGACCTGGGGCGGCCGCTTCACCAAGTCGACCGACGCCGGCATGGAGCGCTTCTCCTCCTCGGTCCACGTCGACGGGAAGCTGTTCCGCGAGGACATCCGCGGCAGCATCGCCCACGCGCGCATGCTCGGGCGCCAGGGGATCGTCTCGGACGACGAGGCCGAGCAGCTGGTGAAGGGTCTGGAGCAGGTCGGGCAGGAGCTCGAGGCCGGCACCTTCACGCTCGACCCCGCGCTGGAAGACGTGCACACCAACGTCGAGCGGCGGCTGTTCGAGCTGGTGGGCGCGGTGGCGGGCAAGCTGCACACCGGCCGCAGCCGGAACGACCAGATCGCGACCGACTTCCTGCTCTGGCTGCGCGCGAGCGGCGGCGAGCTGCGCGGGGCGCTGGCCGAGCTGCGGGCGGCGCTCCTCGACCGCGCCGGGCGCGAGATCGACGTCGTGCTCCCCGGCTACACTCACCTGCAGCGCGCGCAGCCGATCCGGCTCGCGCACCACTGGCTGGCCCACGCCGAGGCGCTCGCGCGCGACGACGGCCGCCTGCGCGACGCGTGCGCGCGCATGACTCACTCGCCTCTGGGCGCGGGGGCGCTGGCGGGCAGCACGCTGCCGATCGAGCGGGAGAGCACGGCGCGCGAGCTCGGCTTCGCGGGTCCCGCGCGCAACAGCCTCGACGCCGTCTCGGCGCGCGACGCGGCGCTCGAGCTCCTGTCGGCGCTCGCGATCGCGATGGTGCACCTGTCGCGGCTGTGCGAGGAGCTCGTGCTCTGGAGCACGACCGAGTTCGGCTTCGTGGAGCTCGACGACGCGTTCGCAACCGGCTCGAGCCTCATGCCGCAGAAGAAGAACCCCGACGCCGCGGAGCTGGTGCGCGGCAAGACGGGCCGCGTGGTGGGCGACCTCGTGAGTCTGCTGGTGACTCTCAAGGGGCTCCCGTTGTCCTACAACCGCGACATGCAGGAGGACAAGGAGCCGGCGATCGACGCCGTCGAGACCACGCGCGACTGTCTGCGCGTGCTCGCGGGCGCGATCGCGACCCTGCGCGTGAACCGGGACGCGATGGCCCGCGCCGCCTCGGACCCGATGCTGATCGCAACCGACCTGGCCGACCACCTGGTGCAGCGCGGCGTGCCGTTCCGCGAAGCGCACGGCGTGGTCGGGCGCGTGGTCGCGCGGGCGCTGGCCGACGGAGTCACCCTGGCCGAGCTCTCCAACGAGACGCTGCGCTCGTTCCACCCCGCGCTCGACGTGTCGCCGGCCGAGTTCTTCTCGGTCGAGCGCTCGCTCGAAGCGCGTCGCGCGCACGGCTCGCCCTCGCGCCCGCAGGTCGAGGCGGCGCTGGCGGCGGCGCGCGCGGAGCTCGCGCGCACGCGCGCCGAGGTGGGCAGATGA